One Verrucomicrobiia bacterium genomic region harbors:
- the lpxI gene encoding UDP-2,3-diacylglucosamine diphosphatase LpxI (LpxI, functionally equivalent to LpxH, replaces it in LPS biosynthesis in a minority of bacteria.), protein METIGLIAGRGIYPFEWVAGARRAGVKRIVAAAFEEETDPNLASQVDDIHWMRVGQLGTLLKTFQKTGVTQAVMAGQIRPGNLFHLKPDIKALLLLSKLKQRNAETLFSAIAQELAKSGVTLLPATQFLEDQIVPQAWSVGPKIKLRFLDDARYAFQLAKQMSALDIGQTVVVKKGTVLAVEAFEGTNEAIRRAGALGKEAIAAKVSKPNQDFRFDVPVIGPQTLEVAAEANLMAIAVEAEKTLLLQKEKIIELAFKHHITILSLN, encoded by the coding sequence ATGGAAACCATCGGACTTATTGCAGGACGAGGCATTTATCCCTTCGAATGGGTGGCTGGCGCGCGACGTGCAGGAGTCAAAAGAATCGTCGCTGCCGCTTTTGAAGAAGAAACCGATCCCAATTTAGCGTCGCAAGTCGATGATATCCACTGGATGCGAGTCGGACAACTGGGCACTTTACTGAAAACCTTTCAAAAAACAGGCGTCACTCAAGCCGTCATGGCGGGTCAAATTCGGCCTGGCAACCTGTTCCATTTAAAACCTGATATCAAAGCGCTTTTACTCTTATCAAAACTCAAACAACGCAATGCGGAAACCCTTTTCTCAGCTATCGCTCAGGAACTTGCCAAATCGGGAGTCACTCTCTTGCCTGCCACCCAATTTTTAGAAGATCAAATCGTGCCACAAGCCTGGAGTGTAGGACCAAAAATTAAACTCCGTTTTCTGGATGATGCGCGTTACGCTTTTCAACTTGCTAAACAAATGAGTGCGCTCGACATCGGACAAACTGTCGTCGTAAAAAAAGGTACCGTGCTAGCAGTCGAAGCGTTCGAAGGAACTAATGAAGCCATTCGCCGTGCAGGCGCTCTGGGTAAAGAAGCGATTGCAGCTAAAGTTAGCAAACCCAATCAAGATTTTCGTTTCGATGTGCCGGTGATCGGCCCCCAAACCCTAGAGGTTGCAGCCGAAGCCAACCTCATGGCAATTGCTGTGGAAGCAGAAAAAACCTTGCTTTTACAAAAAGAAAAAATAATCGAATTAGCTTTCAAACATCATATTACTATTCTTAGCTTAAATTAA
- the rsmI gene encoding 16S rRNA (cytidine(1402)-2'-O)-methyltransferase, with the protein MSGKLFIVATPIGNLEDITLRALRVLKEADLIAAEDTRHTAVLLKHYEIQKPLISYHQFNEAKRASTFLEQLSQGKQIALVSDAGFPGISDPGERLIATCLNHQIEVEVIPGASAVLHALAASGFAMCPFSFRGFLPVKGAQRMRVIASLKDITETTVFFESPHRIAKTLEELANQFPERRVCVARELTKKFEEVLRGTAQELAQKHKGRKWRGEISLVIEGTR; encoded by the coding sequence ATGTCAGGTAAACTTTTTATTGTTGCAACTCCTATTGGAAATTTGGAAGACATTACCCTTCGCGCTTTGCGCGTCTTGAAAGAGGCTGATCTGATCGCTGCAGAAGACACTCGTCACACAGCCGTTCTACTCAAACATTATGAAATTCAAAAACCTCTAATCAGCTATCATCAATTCAATGAAGCCAAACGCGCTTCCACTTTTTTAGAACAACTTTCGCAAGGCAAACAAATCGCTCTAGTTTCCGATGCCGGATTTCCCGGCATTTCCGACCCCGGCGAACGTCTCATCGCAACCTGTCTTAACCACCAAATCGAAGTCGAAGTCATTCCAGGCGCTTCCGCAGTTTTACATGCTTTAGCCGCTAGCGGATTCGCTATGTGCCCTTTTAGTTTTAGAGGGTTCTTACCCGTCAAAGGCGCCCAACGCATGCGTGTGATCGCTTCATTAAAAGATATAACGGAAACCACCGTCTTTTTCGAATCTCCTCATCGCATCGCAAAAACTCTGGAAGAATTAGCCAACCAATTTCCAGAAAGGCGCGTCTGTGTTGCCCGAGAGCTAACGAAAAAATTTGAAGAAGTCTTACGCGGCACAGCTCAAGAACTAGCCCAGAAACACAAAGGTCGTAAATGGCGCGGAGAAATTAGTTTAGTGATCGAAGGCACTCGCTAA
- a CDS encoding Gfo/Idh/MocA family oxidoreductase, which yields MEKLKVGVVGVGHIGREHARLYSLLPDVEFVGIYDLNTDSARRIAQHHNVKAFSSLQELIHAVDAATVATPTSTHYEVAKPLLISGKHVLVEKPITDTPQPAKELVQLAKARNVVLQVGHIERFNPVLRTLEQSLTHPRFIEAHRLSEYPGRGTDVGVVLDLMIHDLEIVLHLVKSPIQSLDAVGVAVLSKGEDIANARLRFENGCIANLTVSRISTEKLRKIRVFQEDTYLSLDYQKQTGEIYRKIDSQITREKVPITKEEPLSLELKSFVECARLRQQPLVSGEHGAAALDVAIEITDQIWKNAQKSA from the coding sequence ATGGAAAAACTAAAAGTTGGTGTTGTCGGTGTCGGCCATATTGGTCGTGAACATGCTCGTCTTTACTCTTTATTGCCCGATGTGGAATTCGTAGGCATTTACGATTTGAATACTGATTCAGCGCGACGCATCGCTCAACATCATAATGTTAAAGCTTTTTCTTCCTTACAAGAACTCATCCATGCAGTGGATGCCGCAACAGTTGCCACGCCTACTTCAACCCATTATGAAGTCGCAAAACCTTTACTCATTTCTGGTAAACATGTGCTCGTAGAAAAACCTATCACCGACACTCCTCAACCTGCTAAAGAACTCGTGCAACTCGCCAAAGCGCGCAATGTCGTTTTACAAGTCGGACATATTGAACGTTTTAATCCGGTGCTGAGAACTCTCGAGCAATCCTTAACCCACCCGCGCTTTATCGAAGCACATCGACTCTCCGAATATCCTGGTCGCGGCACAGATGTTGGCGTCGTGTTGGATCTAATGATCCACGATTTGGAAATCGTATTGCACCTGGTAAAATCTCCCATTCAAAGCTTAGACGCTGTCGGTGTTGCCGTGCTCAGTAAAGGCGAAGATATCGCCAATGCTCGATTGCGATTTGAAAATGGTTGTATTGCTAACTTAACCGTTAGCCGTATTAGCACAGAAAAATTAAGAAAAATTCGAGTTTTTCAAGAAGACACCTATCTCTCGTTGGATTATCAAAAACAAACCGGAGAAATTTACCGAAAAATTGATTCACAAATCACACGCGAAAAAGTGCCTATCACCAAAGAAGAACCCCTTTCTTTAGAACTGAAATCGTTCGTCGAATGCGCTCGTCTACGACAACAACCTCTTGTCAGCGGAGAACATGGAGCTGCCGCTCTCGATGTCGCGATCGAAATCACCGACCAGATTTGGAAAAACGCTCAAAAATCCGCTTAA
- the lpxB gene encoding lipid-A-disaccharide synthase — translation MKTFFLIAGETSGDLIGSDLIHAMRKKHPKTHFYGAGGPHMLAAGQIQSIDLTQHAVLGLWEVLRHYPKFKNFFQQLLKQCTELQPDALIVIDSPGFNLRFIKKIRSLLPKTKIFYYVSPQLWAWKAGRVKILERYADAVLCIFPFEPDWYQLHAPGLKTIWVGHPLLDRLFPLDPNRKKFEKTTIALLPGSRKREIQKHLPLLLEAAQILNVYKPNMAFLCLAPSLALANFERQFLENHFGLSLDIQVISHYTTTYLSRCHLALVTSGTATLECAYANTPMIVFYHVNPLTYQLGKLLVKVPYLAMVNLLVNKPVIPELVQSQATPNRLAHTAIEYLSSETRRKRQQEELTKAIELLGTPGASQRAANFIFNAL, via the coding sequence ATGAAAACATTTTTCCTTATCGCCGGCGAAACCAGTGGAGATCTCATTGGCAGCGATCTCATTCATGCCATGCGAAAAAAACATCCGAAAACCCATTTTTATGGTGCGGGCGGTCCTCACATGCTGGCGGCGGGTCAAATCCAATCCATCGATCTTACTCAACACGCCGTGCTCGGCCTTTGGGAAGTGTTGCGACATTATCCAAAATTTAAAAATTTTTTTCAACAACTCCTAAAACAATGCACCGAACTCCAACCCGATGCACTCATCGTAATCGACTCGCCTGGATTCAACCTTCGTTTCATTAAAAAAATTCGTTCTCTTCTTCCTAAAACCAAAATTTTTTATTATGTCAGCCCACAACTTTGGGCTTGGAAAGCTGGCCGCGTCAAAATTTTAGAACGTTACGCCGATGCCGTATTATGCATCTTCCCTTTTGAACCAGACTGGTATCAATTGCACGCTCCTGGCCTGAAAACCATTTGGGTAGGCCACCCACTGCTCGATCGCTTATTTCCTTTAGATCCCAATCGAAAAAAATTCGAAAAAACTACCATCGCACTCTTGCCAGGAAGCCGAAAACGAGAAATTCAAAAGCACCTACCTCTTTTGCTTGAAGCCGCTCAAATTCTTAATGTCTACAAACCCAACATGGCCTTTTTATGTCTCGCCCCCTCTCTCGCACTCGCTAATTTCGAAAGACAATTTTTAGAAAATCATTTCGGTCTATCCCTCGATATCCAAGTTATCTCCCACTATACCACCACTTATCTGTCACGATGCCACTTAGCTCTCGTCACCTCTGGAACGGCAACCTTGGAATGCGCTTACGCTAACACACCGATGATCGTTTTTTACCATGTGAACCCTCTCACCTACCAACTAGGCAAACTCTTAGTCAAAGTTCCTTACCTAGCCATGGTAAATCTTTTGGTTAACAAACCCGTCATTCCCGAACTGGTACAATCGCAAGCCACGCCAAATCGATTAGCTCATACCGCCATAGAATATTTAAGCAGCGAAACGCGTCGCAAACGGCAACAGGAAGAATTAACAAAAGCTATTGAACTCCTCGGCACTCCGGGTGCCTCGCAGCGTGCCGCAAATTTTATTTTTAATGCTCTATAA
- the miaA gene encoding tRNA (adenosine(37)-N6)-dimethylallyltransferase MiaA, which yields MLFLVGPTAVGKSEVALYLAPLINAEIIVADSMQVYRHLDIATAKPTPAEQKQIIHHCLDLVEPQDFFSAAQWLEKAQSARQQIEQRGKRALVVGGTGLYIRALRVGLDSNPPTLPQHQTQLAQFTLEELIEKIRHLQPEALTLIDIKNRRRVERAFTILQQGGTLQRDSWQKTSTSPIYGLKRDSEDLKNRINQRVRTMFLQGLEKEYETILKDKVPPNATAWQALGYRQIAAWKQGERDKMDFATCQQKIQQQTRQYAKRQMTWFKREKDIQWISVSAEEPAEMTAQKIYKNFIAS from the coding sequence ATGCTTTTTCTCGTAGGTCCTACTGCCGTTGGCAAAAGTGAAGTTGCGCTTTATCTGGCACCGCTCATTAACGCAGAAATCATCGTGGCCGATTCCATGCAAGTCTATCGTCATTTAGATATCGCCACCGCCAAACCAACACCTGCTGAACAAAAACAGATTATCCATCACTGCTTGGATTTGGTCGAACCTCAGGATTTTTTTTCTGCCGCACAATGGCTAGAAAAAGCTCAAAGCGCTCGCCAACAAATTGAACAGCGCGGTAAACGCGCGCTCGTCGTAGGAGGCACAGGACTTTATATTCGAGCCTTGCGTGTAGGCTTGGATAGCAACCCACCCACTTTACCGCAACACCAGACGCAATTAGCTCAATTCACTTTAGAAGAATTAATTGAAAAAATTCGGCATTTGCAACCTGAAGCCTTGACACTAATTGATATCAAAAACCGTCGTCGCGTGGAAAGAGCTTTCACGATTTTGCAACAAGGCGGCACATTACAACGCGACAGTTGGCAAAAGACTTCTACATCGCCTATTTATGGATTAAAACGAGATTCCGAAGATTTGAAAAACCGGATTAATCAACGAGTCAGAACCATGTTTCTTCAAGGATTAGAAAAAGAATATGAAACTATTTTGAAAGATAAAGTTCCTCCCAACGCCACCGCCTGGCAAGCGTTGGGCTACCGACAAATTGCGGCATGGAAACAAGGTGAAAGAGATAAAATGGATTTCGCAACCTGCCAACAAAAAATCCAACAACAAACGCGACAGTACGCTAAACGTCAAATGACTTGGTTCAAACGAGAAAAAGACATTCAATGGATTTCAGTTTCTGCTGAAGAACCCGCTGAAATGACCGCGCAAAAGATTTACAAAAATTTTATAGCAAGCTAA
- the bioD gene encoding dethiobiotin synthase: MKRIFISGSDTEVGKTFFTVQLLRKLKSANVAGFKPIACGDRDDAQKFLDAMAPTSLVLDEINPIFLQKPMAPYVAATAENRTLDFDRLDKSLKKLEIIYSTVLIEGAGGIMTPITSNLTMRDLARRWDCSVVLVVPNQLGVLSQTLCAVEALQDLVLEGIILNNREAMGQGLDLQRSNQEVLLEHFPGKVWNLNDCDLTKFAERFNET, encoded by the coding sequence ATGAAACGCATTTTCATTTCTGGTAGCGATACTGAAGTGGGGAAGACATTTTTTACGGTGCAATTATTGCGAAAATTGAAATCGGCTAATGTGGCAGGTTTTAAACCTATTGCTTGTGGCGATCGTGATGATGCTCAAAAATTTTTGGATGCTATGGCGCCTACATCATTGGTTTTAGATGAAATTAATCCTATTTTTTTGCAAAAACCGATGGCGCCTTACGTTGCGGCGACAGCGGAGAATCGAACTCTTGATTTTGATCGACTGGATAAAAGTTTGAAAAAACTTGAGATAATTTATTCTACTGTCTTGATTGAAGGCGCGGGTGGAATTATGACACCGATAACTTCAAATCTCACTATGCGTGATTTGGCGCGGCGTTGGGATTGTTCTGTGGTTTTGGTAGTTCCGAATCAATTGGGTGTTTTGAGTCAAACGCTTTGCGCTGTGGAAGCTTTGCAGGATTTAGTTTTGGAAGGGATCATTTTGAATAATCGTGAGGCAATGGGACAAGGATTGGATTTGCAACGGTCGAATCAGGAAGTTTTATTGGAACATTTTCCGGGAAAAGTTTGGAATTTGAATGATTGCGATTTAACAAAGTTTGCTGAGCGTTTTAATGAAACTTAG
- a CDS encoding type II secretion system protein GspG, whose product MTPFSKKSGFTLVEIITVISIIAVLAALTIGGIRYVSGAAKANRAKAEIAAIESAVSDYTLDFGEPPQGEDSITSSPTGTGARKLYAALIEGDKIYLQLKENQKGGTRGNYFIQDPYGNPYGYNSSKDPSTNPNAPEVSLWSTGGDAGNSEKWIKNW is encoded by the coding sequence ATGACTCCCTTTTCTAAAAAATCAGGCTTCACTCTTGTTGAAATCATTACCGTTATCAGCATCATCGCTGTGTTAGCTGCACTGACCATAGGCGGCATTCGTTATGTGAGCGGCGCCGCTAAAGCTAATCGCGCTAAAGCCGAAATTGCCGCTATTGAATCAGCGGTTTCCGATTACACATTGGATTTTGGCGAACCGCCTCAAGGTGAAGACTCCATTACTTCATCGCCTACTGGCACCGGCGCCCGAAAACTCTATGCAGCATTAATCGAAGGCGACAAAATTTATCTTCAACTCAAAGAAAACCAAAAAGGCGGCACACGAGGAAATTATTTTATCCAAGACCCCTACGGCAATCCCTACGGCTACAACAGCTCTAAAGATCCGAGCACAAACCCTAACGCTCCCGAAGTCAGCCTTTGGTCAACCGGTGGCGACGCAGGTAATTCAGAAAAGTGGATTAAAAATTGGTAA
- the priA gene encoding primosomal protein N': MKVARVLTEVAMDRALDYEVPESLCAAIQLGHRVKVPLGRRLTVGYVVAFPEVAQVNMLKPIQDLVDKEPLIQPRLIELAQWMAEYYVCSLETALKTLLPEAVRNIEISYRELFEVRLLKSILNEDFEQLKQRAKKQAHVLESLAKVEGALLVAKAEKELGASWAMLRSLEKKGWVTLTRVRQERDPFSSEDFLVSQDLVLNEEQAQVFEQLKKFLNEKNPKPFLIHGVTGSGKTELYLQAMRVCLEQGRGAIMLVPEIALTPQSVERLKSRFAAEDGTEVAVLHSHLSSGERHDEWHRIREGRARVVIGARSAVFAPVKNLGMIVVDEEHEGSYKQQEAPRYHARDVAIMRGRLEGALVVLGSATPAVETYYHAQTKKYELAELKKRVDEQAMPTMHVVDMRQEVARGKGIPVLSNRLYEAIYSRLEKKEQVILFLNRRGFSSSLICVACGYVAMCPNCSVALTFHRAQGKVRCHWCDHTEEPPHVCPQCHDPRIRYAGLGTERVEEVILSAFPQAVVQRMDSDTMRRKGAHQRVLGDFKRGKIDILVGTQMIAKGLHFPNVTLVGIVYADLALHLPDFRASERVFQLLTQVAGRAGRGNVKGDVVVQSFTPFVPAIQFSKHYDFQGFYEQELEFRREFHYPPFCRCTLLTVRSRSEERASFFATYLEKELRALALPKTTVSQAAPAPMAKIQGWYRYQILIRTMQPLIMGKMLKNFLSELTFPEEIMVIVDVDAVQLL, translated from the coding sequence ATGAAAGTTGCGCGGGTTTTGACAGAGGTTGCGATGGATCGGGCATTGGATTATGAGGTGCCTGAAAGCTTGTGCGCTGCTATTCAGTTGGGGCATCGGGTGAAGGTTCCTTTAGGGCGAAGATTGACCGTGGGTTATGTGGTGGCATTTCCTGAAGTGGCGCAGGTTAATATGTTGAAACCGATTCAAGATTTGGTCGATAAAGAGCCTTTAATTCAACCGCGTTTGATTGAGTTAGCGCAGTGGATGGCGGAATATTATGTGTGTTCGTTAGAAACGGCTTTGAAAACGCTTCTTCCTGAAGCGGTAAGAAATATAGAAATTTCTTATCGCGAGTTGTTTGAAGTGCGTTTGCTGAAATCGATATTAAACGAAGATTTTGAACAGCTCAAGCAACGGGCTAAAAAACAGGCTCATGTGTTGGAAAGTTTGGCGAAGGTTGAAGGCGCTTTATTGGTGGCAAAAGCGGAAAAAGAGTTGGGCGCGTCGTGGGCGATGTTGCGATCGTTGGAAAAGAAGGGGTGGGTGACGTTGACTCGGGTGAGGCAGGAGCGTGATCCGTTTAGTTCGGAAGATTTTTTGGTGTCGCAAGATTTGGTTTTGAACGAGGAACAGGCGCAAGTTTTTGAACAATTAAAAAAATTTCTTAATGAGAAAAATCCCAAACCGTTTTTGATTCATGGTGTGACGGGGAGTGGTAAGACCGAGTTGTATTTGCAAGCGATGCGGGTGTGTTTGGAACAAGGTCGAGGCGCGATTATGTTGGTGCCGGAAATTGCTTTAACGCCGCAAAGTGTGGAGCGATTGAAATCGCGATTTGCTGCGGAGGATGGGACGGAAGTAGCGGTGTTGCATTCTCATTTATCTTCGGGAGAACGGCATGATGAATGGCATCGGATTCGCGAAGGGCGAGCGCGAGTGGTAATTGGCGCGCGATCGGCTGTTTTTGCTCCGGTAAAAAATTTGGGAATGATCGTAGTGGATGAAGAGCATGAGGGAAGTTATAAGCAGCAGGAAGCGCCACGTTATCATGCGCGTGATGTGGCGATTATGCGAGGGCGATTAGAGGGAGCGTTGGTGGTGTTGGGTAGTGCAACGCCTGCGGTGGAGACTTATTATCATGCTCAAACTAAAAAATATGAGTTGGCTGAGCTAAAGAAGCGGGTGGATGAGCAAGCGATGCCAACGATGCATGTGGTGGATATGCGGCAAGAAGTGGCTCGAGGGAAAGGGATTCCTGTTTTATCGAATCGGTTATATGAAGCCATTTATTCGCGCTTGGAAAAAAAAGAGCAGGTGATTCTTTTTTTAAATCGGCGCGGTTTTTCTTCTTCTTTGATTTGTGTAGCCTGCGGTTATGTCGCGATGTGTCCGAATTGTAGTGTTGCTTTAACGTTTCATCGCGCACAAGGCAAGGTGCGTTGTCATTGGTGCGATCATACGGAAGAACCGCCACACGTTTGTCCGCAATGTCATGATCCTCGTATTCGTTATGCGGGCTTGGGTACGGAACGCGTGGAAGAGGTGATTCTTTCGGCTTTCCCTCAAGCTGTAGTGCAACGGATGGATTCTGATACGATGCGGCGAAAGGGAGCGCATCAGCGAGTGCTTGGCGATTTTAAACGAGGTAAGATTGATATTTTAGTTGGCACGCAGATGATTGCGAAGGGATTGCATTTTCCGAATGTCACGTTGGTAGGGATTGTTTATGCAGATTTGGCGTTGCATTTGCCTGATTTTCGAGCGAGTGAGCGGGTGTTTCAATTGCTGACACAAGTTGCAGGTCGGGCGGGGCGAGGCAATGTGAAAGGGGATGTGGTGGTGCAAAGTTTTACGCCTTTTGTACCAGCGATTCAATTTTCTAAACATTACGATTTTCAAGGATTTTATGAGCAAGAGTTGGAGTTTCGTCGAGAATTTCATTATCCGCCTTTTTGTCGTTGCACGTTATTAACAGTGCGATCGCGAAGTGAAGAGCGCGCTAGTTTTTTTGCGACTTATTTAGAAAAAGAGTTGAGAGCGCTCGCTTTGCCAAAAACCACGGTGAGTCAAGCGGCTCCTGCGCCGATGGCAAAGATTCAGGGTTGGTATCGCTATCAGATTTTAATTCGAACGATGCAACCGTTAATCATGGGGAAAATGCTAAAGAATTTTTTGAGCGAGCTCACTTTTCCTGAGGAAATCATGGTGATTGTGGATGTGGATGCGGTACAACTTTTGTAA
- a CDS encoding DUF4412 domain-containing protein, with the protein MKNFAYFLKGLGLALLFTLTTVSCSKAGDKPGQMPKKYSVDMVVTAPGMPSANTMKMFVDDKLSRAEVEMNGFKQVTIYRDNKVIMLMPDNKYMEMEVPNPTLNAIQSISDDSKWEKAGEEEIDGISAIKWNIVTKIKGQTINSVIWTDKKEGYPVRSEAEGAVIDWRNLKVGPQDKSLFEIPAGYSKMEMPQMPQ; encoded by the coding sequence ATGAAAAACTTTGCTTATTTTCTTAAAGGTTTAGGTTTGGCTTTACTATTTACTTTGACGACGGTTTCTTGCTCCAAAGCAGGCGATAAACCGGGGCAGATGCCCAAAAAATACAGTGTGGATATGGTGGTCACGGCGCCTGGAATGCCCTCAGCCAACACCATGAAAATGTTTGTAGATGATAAACTTTCTCGTGCTGAAGTGGAAATGAACGGTTTTAAGCAAGTTACTATCTATCGTGATAATAAAGTCATCATGCTGATGCCAGATAATAAATATATGGAAATGGAAGTGCCTAATCCCACGCTCAATGCGATTCAATCCATTAGTGATGATTCCAAATGGGAAAAAGCAGGAGAGGAAGAGATCGATGGAATTTCGGCAATCAAATGGAATATTGTAACTAAAATTAAAGGACAAACTATTAACTCCGTCATTTGGACTGATAAGAAGGAAGGTTATCCTGTGCGTTCCGAAGCTGAAGGCGCGGTTATTGATTGGAGAAATTTAAAAGTTGGACCTCAAGATAAATCCTTGTTTGAAATTCCTGCGGGTTATTCCAAAATGGAAATGCCCCAGATGCCGCAATGA
- a CDS encoding lytic transglycosylase domain-containing protein, with protein MTFLFKLISSLLIAFGLAFFLHQREIARTSRYDEWIRQEATLRQIDPYLVKAVIWRETNFNPHYVGSNQERGLMQITPIAAQEWQEKENGESFQLDHLFDPQINIAIGTWYLAQALKRWQEWEDPIPFALAEYNAGRANALRWATSTNDIKLTAKDFLNQITFPSTKNYIITTTEKYKTYRNQTKFH; from the coding sequence ATGACTTTTCTTTTTAAACTGATTAGCTCTTTGCTCATCGCTTTTGGGTTAGCTTTTTTTCTGCATCAAAGAGAAATCGCAAGAACATCTCGCTACGACGAATGGATTCGTCAGGAAGCCACACTTCGACAAATTGATCCTTATCTCGTAAAAGCCGTTATTTGGCGAGAGACCAATTTCAATCCTCACTACGTCGGGTCGAATCAAGAGCGCGGCCTCATGCAAATCACACCGATTGCAGCTCAAGAATGGCAAGAAAAAGAAAATGGAGAATCTTTTCAGTTGGATCATCTCTTCGATCCTCAAATCAACATTGCCATTGGCACTTGGTATTTGGCACAAGCGTTAAAACGTTGGCAAGAATGGGAGGATCCCATTCCGTTTGCCTTAGCAGAATACAACGCGGGTCGCGCTAATGCACTTCGTTGGGCCACTTCGACGAATGACATCAAATTGACTGCAAAAGATTTTTTGAATCAGATAACTTTTCCATCCACAAAAAATTATATCATTACCACAACGGAAAAATACAAAACCTACCGAAACCAAACTAAGTTTCATTAA
- the bioA gene encoding adenosylmethionine--8-amino-7-oxononanoate transaminase, with product MSAIAALDKRYLWHPFTQMSEWIDSSCQPLVVVEAEGAVLRTEAGEEFLDGNASIWTNIHGHNHPALNEALKKQIDRIAHSSFLGLTNDVAPRLGQALVELLQPGCRHRAFFSDDGSTAMEAGLKMIFQARQQRGEVSRQKFLSLGGAYHGDTVGAMSLGKSELFHRSYGKLLFETQEVMSPACYRCPYNQSKPEKGVEARFSRKCRWECLEQLEKTLKKDSEKIAAFVLEPRVQGAAGLWMHPPDYLKQAAELCREKGVWIFLDEVLTGFGRTGEMFACHQEKLVPDVITLAKGLTAGYLPLAATLSSQEIFDSFLGKYEEFKTFFHGHSYTGNALGCAVALENVAIFEREKTLQKVDFVSRKLAELTQLFWQHPNVGEVRREGAIVAIELVEEFDSKKTFPLEKRIGHWVCEAAKKYGLLTRPIGNVLVLMPPYCVTEKQLDQMVDALWKALNNVLPSVE from the coding sequence ATGAGTGCAATCGCGGCTTTAGACAAGCGTTATTTATGGCATCCTTTTACTCAGATGAGTGAATGGATTGACTCTTCTTGTCAACCCCTTGTCGTAGTAGAGGCCGAGGGGGCTGTGTTGCGAACGGAGGCGGGTGAGGAATTTTTGGATGGTAACGCTTCGATTTGGACTAATATTCATGGTCATAATCATCCTGCTTTAAATGAAGCGTTGAAAAAACAAATCGACCGTATTGCGCACAGTTCTTTTTTGGGTTTGACGAATGATGTTGCTCCGCGTTTAGGACAAGCTTTGGTTGAACTGTTGCAACCGGGTTGTAGGCATCGCGCTTTTTTTTCTGATGATGGTTCGACAGCGATGGAAGCGGGATTGAAAATGATTTTTCAAGCGCGTCAGCAACGAGGTGAGGTGAGTCGACAAAAATTTTTGTCTTTAGGTGGCGCTTACCATGGAGACACGGTGGGCGCGATGAGTTTGGGGAAAAGCGAACTTTTTCATCGTTCTTATGGAAAATTGTTGTTCGAAACGCAAGAGGTAATGAGTCCCGCGTGTTATCGTTGTCCTTATAATCAAAGTAAACCGGAAAAAGGAGTGGAGGCACGCTTTTCACGAAAATGTCGTTGGGAATGTTTGGAGCAATTAGAAAAAACTTTGAAAAAGGATTCGGAAAAAATTGCCGCGTTTGTTTTGGAGCCGCGTGTGCAAGGCGCTGCGGGCTTGTGGATGCATCCACCGGATTACTTAAAGCAAGCGGCTGAACTTTGTCGTGAAAAAGGAGTTTGGATTTTTTTGGATGAAGTGTTAACCGGTTTTGGTCGAACCGGTGAAATGTTTGCTTGTCACCAGGAAAAGCTCGTGCCTGATGTGATTACCTTGGCGAAAGGGTTAACGGCGGGTTATTTACCTTTAGCGGCCACGTTGAGTTCTCAAGAAATTTTTGACTCTTTTTTAGGAAAATACGAAGAGTTTAAAACTTTTTTTCATGGTCATAGTTATACCGGCAATGCTTTGGGATGTGCTGTGGCGTTAGAAAATGTGGCGATTTTCGAAAGAGAAAAAACGCTTCAGAAAGTAGATTTTGTGAGTCGAAAATTAGCTGAACTTACTCAACTTTTTTGGCAGCATCCCAACGTGGGAGAGGTTAGACGGGAAGGAGCAATAGTTGCGATTGAGTTGGTTGAAGAATTTGATTCGAAAAAAACTTTTCCATTAGAAAAAAGGATAGGGCATTGGGTTTGTGAAGCGGCTAAAAAATATGGTCTTTTGACTCGGCCGATTGGCAATGTTTTGGTGTTAATGCCTCCTTATTGTGTGACAGAGAAACAGTTGGATCAAATGGTCGATGCGCTTTGGAAGGCATTGAATAATGTGTTGCCAAGCGTAGAATGA